A stretch of the Bacillus sp. B-jedd genome encodes the following:
- a CDS encoding DUF4177 domain-containing protein, whose protein sequence is MFEYKFVKIEFKKLSGKPTEDYREVINNYANQGWCFV, encoded by the coding sequence GTGTTTGAATACAAGTTTGTAAAAATAGAGTTTAAAAAGTTATCTGGCAAACCTACTGAAGATTATCGAGAAGTAATTAATAATTACGCAAATCAAGGCTGGTGTTTTGTTTAA